One Paraburkholderia caffeinilytica DNA segment encodes these proteins:
- a CDS encoding ABC transporter ATP-binding protein produces MANSVLNAVLNAADVANPADAANLGGAADTLGLSNPANVSVRNLKIQLGANTVIENLDLDVRAGEFVVLLGPSGCGKSTLLHSIAGLIDVTDGSIEIAGEDVTWADPKDRRIALVFQSYALYPTMSVERNLSFALRINGTPKAEIARRVTRASEMLQLGPLLKRKPAQLSGGQRQRVAIGRAIVREADVFLFDEPLSNLDAKLRTELRRELKQLHQRLGATMIYVTHDQVEAMTLATRMAVMRGGVIQQFGTPAEVYARPNNLFVATFLGSPAMNVLQGTLEPRDGALHFCTAHLQLDVSHYPFKKLPTDRLSCMLGVRAEDVRVGESSSPQMNGRANISLIEPMGNHRVIWLDYHGVQIASIDQTKTPVAIGEAAAFSFDGAHLSLFEEAGGTRL; encoded by the coding sequence ATGGCAAATTCGGTGCTCAATGCGGTGCTCAATGCGGCGGACGTCGCCAACCCGGCGGATGCGGCGAACCTCGGCGGCGCGGCGGACACCCTGGGTCTATCGAATCCGGCCAACGTATCGGTGCGCAACCTGAAGATCCAGCTGGGTGCGAATACGGTGATCGAGAATCTCGATCTCGACGTGCGGGCGGGTGAGTTCGTCGTGCTGCTCGGCCCGTCGGGCTGCGGCAAATCCACCTTGCTGCACAGTATCGCGGGCTTGATCGACGTGACCGACGGCAGCATCGAAATTGCCGGCGAAGACGTGACCTGGGCCGATCCGAAAGATCGCCGCATCGCGCTGGTGTTTCAGTCGTATGCGTTGTATCCGACCATGAGCGTCGAGCGCAATCTGTCGTTTGCGTTGCGTATCAACGGCACGCCGAAGGCGGAAATCGCGCGGCGCGTCACGCGGGCGTCCGAGATGCTGCAACTCGGACCGCTGCTCAAGCGCAAGCCCGCGCAACTCTCCGGCGGCCAACGGCAGCGAGTGGCGATCGGCCGGGCGATCGTGCGCGAGGCCGACGTGTTCCTGTTCGACGAGCCGCTGTCGAATCTCGACGCCAAATTGCGCACCGAATTGCGCCGCGAGCTCAAGCAGTTGCACCAGCGCCTGGGCGCGACGATGATCTACGTGACCCACGATCAGGTCGAAGCGATGACGCTCGCCACGCGCATGGCGGTGATGCGCGGCGGGGTGATCCAGCAGTTCGGCACGCCCGCCGAAGTCTATGCGCGGCCGAACAATCTGTTTGTCGCGACGTTTCTGGGCTCACCCGCGATGAATGTGCTCCAGGGCACGCTCGAGCCGCGCGATGGCGCGCTACACTTTTGCACAGCGCATTTGCAGCTCGACGTATCGCACTATCCTTTCAAAAAGCTGCCAACGGACCGTCTGTCCTGCATGCTCGGCGTACGGGCCGAAGACGTGCGCGTGGGCGAGAGTTCGAGCCCGCAAATGAACGGGCGCGCGAACATTTCACTGATCGAGCCGATGGGCAACCATCGTGTCATCTGGCTCGACTATCATGGAGTGCAAATCGCGTCGATCGACCAGACCAAGACGCCGGTGGCAATCGGGGAGGCCGCGGCGTTCTCGTTCGATGGTGCGCATCTTTCGCTGTTCGAGGAAGCAGGCGGCACGCGTCTGTAG